From the genome of Fusarium keratoplasticum isolate Fu6.1 chromosome 11, whole genome shotgun sequence, one region includes:
- a CDS encoding Carboxylic ester hydrolase codes for MGSQIEPTVTLPQGKIIGVQLQDALPQPVDGWLGVPYALPPTGDRRFRLPAKIPPSSDTVIHASKYGPAGPGKPLLAGSAPLEYSEDCLTANIFRQSAGSHAKLPVALYIHGGAFNRGTASMHKTASMVANAPEPFIAVSFNYRIGALGFLPSSLSAKEGVLNLGLRDQILMMEWVQENIAAFGGDPDNVTLFGLSAGAHSIGHHLMHYKEGVAPLFHKAILESGAPTSRAVRPYNAPIHEAQFKDFLQQVGVPEDLPEDEIFPYLRKQPENVITAAQTATFDKYNPSLRWAFQPVIDGDIIARPPLETWKQGKWHKVPIMTGFTTNEGSLYVDKKMSTGSEFRHFFEELLPLLSKEDINTIDNLYPDPATSDEYKETREGMGAQYKRIEAAYAHYAYVAPVRQTAELASPSAPVYLYHWALVSSVNNGAQHGDNMRYEVCDPNVVKISPAQKEVAGTTNAYVTSFITKGDPNAVGGEYASRPRWEPYDGKAPKVLQFGPGNEELIGGGVGSPAAFVDDVWGRKQSEFWWSKVDISQQ; via the exons ATGGGAAGCCAGATTGAACCAACCGTCACCCTCCCTCAGGGTAAGATTATCGGCGTCCAGCTGCAGGACGCGCTTCCGCAGCCAGTCGACGGCTGGCTGGGCGTCCCCTATGCCTTGCCACCCACCGGCGATCGACGTTTTCGTCTGCCGGCCAAGAttcctccctcctctgaCACAGTCATTCACGCTTCCAAGTATGGTCCTGCAGGTCCCGGCAAGCCACTCTTGGCGGGAAGTGCCCCTCTTGAGTACAGCGAAGACTGCTTGACTGCGAACATCTTTCGCCAGTCAGCAGGGTCGCATGCCAAGCTCCCGGTTGCGCTATACATCCACGGTGGAGCATTCAATAGAGGCACTGCATCAATGCACAAGACTGCTTCAATGGTTGCAAATGCCCCTGAGCCATTTATCGCCGTTAGCTTCAACTACCGTATCGGAGCCCTTGGATTTTTGCCGTCTAGCCTCAGTGCCAAGGAAGGCGTGCTTAATCTTGGGCTCCGAGATCAGATTCTCATGATGGAGTGGGTTCAAGAGAATATTGCGGCCTTTGGTGGCGACCCGGATAATGTTACCTTGTTTGGTCTTTCAGCTGGAGCCCACTCT ATTGGTCATCACTTGATGCACTACAAGGAGGGTGTTGCACCTCTCTTCCACAAGGCCATCCTCGAGTCTGGAGCCCCCACGTCTCGTGCTGTCAGGCCATACAACGCACCTATTCACGAAGCCCAGTTCAAGGACTTCCTTCAACAAGTTGGTGTGCCCGAAGACCTGCCCGAGGACGAGATCTTCCCCTACCTGCGAAAGCAACCCGAGAACGTCATTACGGCCGCTCAGACAGCTACCTTCGATAAATACAACCCCTCGCTTCGCTGGGCCTTCCAGCCAGTTATCGATGGCGACATCATCGCCCGACCGCCCCTGGAGACGTGGAAACAGGGCAAGTGGCACAAGGTGCCCATCATGACCGGCTTCACCACCAACGAGGGCTCTCTCTAtgtggacaagaagatgtCCACTGGATCTGAGTTCCGACACTTCTTCGAGGAGTTGCTACCTCTTCTCTCTAAGGAAGATATTAACACCATCGACAACCTTTACCCTGATCCGGCCACTTCGGATGAGTACAAGGAGACACGAGAAGGCATGGGCGCTCAGTATAAGCGTATTGAGGCTGCATACGCTCATTATGCTTATGTGGCGCCTGTGCGCCAGACAGCAGAGCTGGCCTCTCCCTCAGCCCCTGTCTATCTTTACCACTGGGCCCTGGTGTCCTCTGTGAACAATGGCGCCCAGCACGGCGATAACATGAGGTACGAGGTCTGTGATCCAAATGTCGTGAAGATCTCTCCAGCACAGAAGGAGGTAGCTGGCACCACAAACGCCTACGTCACGagcttcatcaccaagggTGACCCCAATGCCGTCGGTGGTGAATATGCCAGCCGGCCAAGGTGGGAGCCATATGATGGCAAGGCACCCAAGGTTCTTCAGTTCGGCCCTGGAAATGAGGAACTGATTGGAGGCGGTGTTGGTAGCCCTGCCGCGTTTGTGGATGATGTTTGGGGACGCAAGCAGTCCGAGTTCTGGTGGAGCAAGGTGGACATCTCGCAGCAGTGA